The following proteins are encoded in a genomic region of Vulpes vulpes isolate BD-2025 chromosome X, VulVul3, whole genome shotgun sequence:
- the LOC140596091 gene encoding PWWP domain-containing DNA repair factor 4-like has protein sequence MMVWFKFQNHPFWPALVKSVSQAEQTARVLLIEANMHAEMSGIRVPLRRLKPLECKEKETLMKRARKVYEQSVNWCFSLISHYREGLSFWSFAGSFLDYYAADVSYPVRKAIQDGDLEADFPKVNYADLEDSEETSMGGKRPRKKILPDRMRAARDRANQRLVDFIVKKEGADHHLLDIFKGKKQSRWLTLFLNSNGYNLCVETYLEDEDQLDVVVGHLQEIYKQTGRG, from the coding sequence ATGATGGTCTggtttaaatttcaaaatcaccCCTTTTGGCCAGCGTTGGTAAAGAGCGTCAGCCAAGCAGAGCAGACTGCAAGGGTGCTTTTGATTGAGGCAAACATGCACGCTGAAATGAGTGGCATTCGAGTTCCTCTTCGAAGATTAAAGCCCCTggaatgcaaagagaaagaaacactgaTGAAGAGAGCCAGGAAAGTGTACGAGCAAAGTGTGAACTGGTGTTTCTCCCTGATTTCTCACTACAGAGAAGGGCTCAGTTTTTGGTCTTTTGCAGGCTCCTTCTTGGACTATTATGCTGCTGACGTCAGTTACCCAGTTCGGAAAGCCATCCAGGATGGGGACCTGGAGGCTGACTTCCCGAAGGTCAATTATGCCGACCTGGAGGATTCTGAGGAGACCTCCATGGGCGGGAAGAGGCCCCGCAAGAAGATTCTCCCTGACCGGATGAGGGCTGCTCGGGACCGAGCCAACCAGAGGCTCGTGGACTTCATCGTGAAAAAGGAAGGGGCCGATCACCACCTTCTGGACATTTTCAAAGGCAAGAAACAGTCCAGGTGGCTGACATTGTTTCTGAATTCCAACGGGTACAATCTCTGCGTTGAAACATACCTGGAGGATGAAGACCAGTTGGATGTTGTGGTGGGACATTTACAAGAAATCTACAAACAGACAGGAAGAGGCTGA